One stretch of Rhodoferax lithotrophicus DNA includes these proteins:
- a CDS encoding YgiQ family radical SAM protein, with translation MNAPVDVSFFPRHAKPLSSYRKFWAARFGTAPFLPMSRAEMDKLGWDSCDVIIVTGDAYVDHPSFGMAVIGRMLEAQGFRVGIIAQPDWQSAEPFKALGKPNLFWGVTAGNMDSMINRYTADRKIRTDDAYTPGDVGGKRPDRAAIVYSQRCREAFKDVPIVLGGIEGSLRRIAHYDYWSDKVRRSIVVDAKCDLLLYGNAERAIVEIAHRLSRREPIEQITDVRGTAFVRRSDDATRLGWFEMDSTTVDEPGQVEPHLNPYQTTSEQALAQGSTCAKEEAAQGDVQSTIKNIASYASNTGATDQKRIQTGGDASVYPLTFMHNPALPQRAGKQVLPPRARTVIRLPSYEQVKSDVVLYAHANRVLHLETNPGNARALVQAHGDGATARDVWLNPPPIPLTTAEMDQVFDLPYARAPHPAYADENGSHDHATKIPAWEMIRFSINIMRGCFGGCTFCSITEHEGRIIQSRSEDSIIKEIEDVRDKVKGFTGTISDLGGPTANMYRLGCKSPEIEAACRKPSCVYPGICQNLGTNHDPLIQIYKRGRALKGIKKILIGSGVRYDLAVQSPEYVKELVQHHVGGYLKIAPEHTEQGPLSKMMKPGIGTYDKFKLLFDKFNAEAGKKQFLIPYFIAAHPGTTDEDMMNLAIWLKKNGFRADQVQTFYPSPMATATAMYHTDLNPLKGIHRDERAEAVDVVRGEKRRRLHKAFLRYHDPNNWPLLREALKAMGRADLIGNGKHHLIPSFQPVTDGSYTSARRKNSSPGVVKAVQTPKPGQLLTQHSGLPPRATGSKAPPKNFNNHRPR, from the coding sequence ATGAACGCCCCTGTTGATGTCTCTTTTTTTCCGCGCCACGCCAAACCCCTGAGCAGTTACCGCAAGTTCTGGGCGGCGCGTTTTGGCACGGCCCCGTTTCTGCCGATGAGTCGTGCCGAAATGGACAAACTCGGCTGGGACAGCTGCGACGTGATCATCGTCACCGGTGATGCCTATGTGGATCACCCCAGCTTTGGCATGGCGGTGATTGGCCGCATGCTCGAAGCCCAGGGCTTTCGTGTGGGCATCATCGCCCAGCCCGATTGGCAAAGCGCCGAGCCCTTCAAAGCCCTGGGCAAACCCAACCTGTTCTGGGGTGTGACGGCGGGCAACATGGACAGCATGATCAACCGCTACACGGCAGACCGCAAAATTCGCACCGACGATGCTTACACCCCTGGTGATGTGGGCGGCAAGCGGCCCGACCGTGCGGCCATTGTCTACAGCCAGCGCTGCCGCGAGGCCTTCAAGGACGTGCCGATTGTGCTGGGTGGCATCGAAGGCAGCTTGCGCCGTATTGCTCATTACGATTACTGGAGCGACAAGGTGCGCCGCAGCATCGTGGTCGATGCCAAGTGTGACTTGCTGCTGTACGGCAATGCCGAACGCGCCATTGTGGAAATTGCCCACCGGCTGAGTCGACGTGAACCCATCGAGCAGATCACCGATGTGCGTGGCACTGCCTTTGTGCGCCGTTCGGATGATGCCACCCGCCTGGGCTGGTTTGAGATGGATTCCACCACGGTAGACGAGCCCGGCCAGGTGGAGCCACACCTCAACCCCTACCAAACCACTTCCGAGCAAGCGCTGGCGCAGGGCAGTACTTGCGCCAAAGAAGAGGCGGCGCAGGGGGATGTGCAAAGTACTATAAAAAATATAGCTTCTTACGCAAGTAATACGGGCGCTACAGACCAAAAAAGAATTCAAACTGGGGGTGACGCAAGTGTTTACCCCCTCACGTTCATGCACAACCCGGCCTTGCCCCAGCGTGCAGGCAAGCAGGTGTTGCCCCCACGCGCACGCACGGTGATCCGCCTGCCCAGTTATGAGCAGGTGAAATCGGATGTGGTGCTGTATGCCCATGCCAACCGCGTGCTGCACCTGGAAACCAACCCCGGCAACGCCCGTGCCTTGGTGCAGGCGCACGGGGACGGCGCAACCGCCCGTGACGTGTGGCTCAACCCGCCGCCGATTCCGCTGACCACCGCTGAAATGGACCAGGTGTTTGACCTGCCTTACGCCCGTGCCCCGCACCCGGCGTATGCCGATGAGAACGGCAGCCATGACCACGCCACCAAAATCCCGGCCTGGGAGATGATCCGTTTTTCCATCAACATCATGCGTGGCTGTTTTGGTGGCTGCACTTTTTGCAGCATCACCGAGCATGAAGGGCGCATCATCCAGAGCCGCTCGGAAGACTCGATCATCAAAGAGATTGAAGATGTGCGCGACAAGGTCAAGGGTTTTACCGGCACCATTTCGGACCTGGGCGGGCCGACGGCCAATATGTACCGACTGGGTTGTAAAAGCCCCGAAATTGAGGCGGCTTGCCGCAAACCCAGCTGTGTTTACCCCGGTATTTGCCAGAACCTGGGCACCAACCATGATCCGTTGATCCAGATTTACAAGCGGGGTCGGGCGCTCAAAGGTATCAAAAAAATCCTGATCGGCTCCGGCGTGCGCTACGACCTGGCGGTGCAAAGTCCCGAGTACGTGAAAGAGCTGGTGCAGCACCATGTGGGGGGCTACCTGAAGATTGCGCCAGAGCACACCGAGCAAGGCCCGCTGTCCAAGATGATGAAGCCCGGCATTGGCACCTATGACAAGTTCAAGCTGTTGTTTGACAAATTTAATGCCGAGGCCGGTAAAAAGCAGTTTCTGATTCCCTACTTCATCGCCGCGCACCCCGGCACCACCGATGAAGACATGATGAATCTGGCGATCTGGCTGAAGAAAAACGGCTTTCGGGCTGACCAGGTGCAAACCTTCTACCCGAGCCCGATGGCCACCGCCACCGCCATGTACCACACCGATCTGAACCCGCTCAAAGGCATTCACCGCGACGAGCGGGCTGAAGCGGTGGACGTAGTGCGTGGTGAAAAACGCCGCCGTTTGCACAAGGCTTTTTTGCGCTACCACGACCCCAACAACTGGCCGCTGCTGCGTGAGGCACTCAAGGCCATGGGGCGGGCCGATTTGATCGGCAATGGCAAACACCACCTGATTCCGAGCTTCCAGCCGGTGACGGATGGCAGTTACACCAGTGCGCGGCGGAAAAACTCCAGTCCAGGGGTGGTCAAGGCGGTGCAAACACCCAAACCGGGCCAGTTGTTGACCCAGCACAGTGGTTTGCCACCACGCGCCACCGGCAGCAAGGCTCCGCCCAAAAACTTCAACAATCACCGGCCACGCTGA
- a CDS encoding oxidoreductase: protein MNTTDLPDTAAPTVAQSTPLHVALIGYGGAGRIFHAPLISGVPGLQLDAIVSSQTDAVQKDWPGVRSVADVQVVLDDPMIDLVVIATPNASHFGLAQAALQAGKHVVVDKPCTVTLAETEALLALAQTQGRVLTVFQNRRFDSDFLALQQVIQSSALGRLVEVNSHFDRYRPTVPVRWREQNVPGSGLWFDLGPHLLDQALVLFGAPDGIHLDRASLRDGAQVNDWFHAVLRYDTRHAGLRVVLHASTLVAELGPRWAVHGVHGSFTKFGLDGQEDGLKQGARPGMVPSGEWGQDTQPGEVLSWKTIPGVAAPVSVRTRVGGVAGNYLAYYAQLRDHLQGRATQALVTPDQVLAVMQWLTLGEQSALEGRWLSA from the coding sequence ATGAACACCACTGACTTACCCGACACCGCAGCCCCAACCGTGGCTCAATCCACCCCATTACATGTGGCTTTGATCGGCTATGGCGGCGCAGGCCGCATTTTTCATGCCCCGTTGATCTCCGGCGTACCAGGCCTGCAACTGGATGCCATTGTCAGCAGCCAAACAGACGCGGTGCAAAAAGACTGGCCCGGTGTGCGCAGTGTGGCCGATGTCCAGGTCGTACTGGACGACCCGATGATTGATCTGGTAGTGATTGCCACCCCCAACGCCAGCCATTTTGGCTTGGCCCAGGCCGCCTTGCAGGCTGGCAAACATGTGGTGGTGGACAAGCCTTGCACCGTCACGCTGGCGGAGACCGAGGCGCTGCTGGCTTTGGCGCAAACCCAGGGCCGGGTGCTCACGGTGTTTCAAAACCGGCGTTTTGACAGTGATTTTCTGGCCTTGCAGCAGGTCATTCAAAGCAGTGCTTTGGGGCGTTTGGTAGAGGTGAATTCGCACTTTGACCGCTATCGCCCCACGGTGCCGGTGCGTTGGCGCGAGCAGAATGTGCCCGGCTCAGGTTTGTGGTTCGATTTGGGGCCGCACCTGCTGGATCAGGCGCTGGTGCTGTTTGGTGCGCCCGATGGCATTCACCTGGATCGTGCCAGCCTGCGTGACGGGGCCCAGGTGAACGATTGGTTTCACGCCGTGCTGCGCTACGACACCCGCCACGCCGGCCTGCGGGTGGTGTTGCATGCCAGCACCTTGGTGGCCGAGTTGGGGCCACGCTGGGCGGTGCATGGGGTCCATGGCAGCTTTACCAAATTTGGTCTGGATGGACAGGAAGATGGGTTGAAGCAGGGTGCACGGCCAGGCATGGTGCCATCAGGTGAATGGGGCCAGGATACCCAGCCGGGTGAGGTTCTGAGCTGGAAAACCATTCCGGGCGTGGCTGCACCGGTGTCTGTCCGAACCCGGGTGGGCGGGGTTGCTGGCAACTATCTGGCTTATTACGCCCAACTGCGTGACCATTTGCAGGGTCGGGCCACACAAGCTTTGGTGACCCCGGATCAGGTGCTTGCCGTCATGCAATGGTTGACGTTGGGCGAGCAAAGTGCCCTGGAAGGGCGCTGGCTGTCGGCTTGA
- a CDS encoding acyltransferase has product MLSFLPAPLLGLIASTLMLLNILFWVPILIAASMIKLLLPFKQVRLWIDPLLLRIAEAWIAGNSGWMRLTQKLDWEVSGVQNLNPRQWYLVVCNHQSWVDILVLQHVLNRRIPLLKFFLKKQLIWVPIMGLAWWALEFPFMRRHSEAYLQQHPEERGKDAATTRAACEKYALVPTSVMNFLEGTRFTPAKQARQKSPYRHLLKPKAGGVTLALEAMGEKFGAVLDVTIVYPDGRPTFTHFLMGRVQRIIVQVKTLPVPQAANPNGLPKEQALRETCQQWVNQLWADKDVRIGQVLIDKNGL; this is encoded by the coding sequence ATGCTTTCATTTTTACCTGCACCCCTGCTGGGCCTGATCGCCAGCACACTGATGTTGCTCAATATCCTGTTTTGGGTGCCGATCCTGATCGCCGCCTCCATGATCAAACTGCTGCTGCCGTTCAAGCAAGTCCGGCTGTGGATCGACCCGCTGCTGCTGCGTATAGCCGAGGCCTGGATTGCCGGCAACAGTGGCTGGATGCGGCTGACCCAAAAGCTGGACTGGGAGGTTAGCGGCGTGCAAAACCTCAACCCGCGCCAGTGGTATCTGGTGGTGTGTAACCACCAGAGCTGGGTCGACATTCTGGTGCTGCAGCATGTGTTAAACCGGCGGATACCGTTGCTGAAGTTCTTCCTGAAAAAACAACTCATCTGGGTACCCATCATGGGCCTGGCCTGGTGGGCACTGGAGTTCCCGTTCATGCGCCGCCACAGCGAAGCCTACTTGCAACAACACCCCGAAGAGCGCGGCAAAGATGCTGCCACCACCCGTGCTGCCTGTGAAAAATACGCTCTGGTACCCACCAGTGTGATGAATTTTCTGGAGGGCACCCGCTTCACCCCGGCCAAGCAGGCCCGCCAGAAGTCACCCTACCGTCACCTGCTCAAACCCAAAGCCGGTGGTGTGACGCTGGCACTGGAGGCCATGGGCGAAAAATTCGGCGCGGTACTGGACGTGACCATCGTCTACCCGGATGGCCGCCCCACTTTCACCCATTTTTTAATGGGTCGTGTGCAGCGCATCATCGTTCAAGTCAAAACCTTACCCGTGCCTCAAGCCGCCAACCCCAATGGATTGCCCAAAGAGCAGGCTTTGCGCGAAACCTGCCAGCAATGGGTGAACCAGTTGTGGGCAGACAAGGATGTGCGGATTGGGCAGGTTTTAATAGATAAAAATGGCCTGTAG
- a CDS encoding ATP-binding protein, whose translation MTFQSHLPDRLQRSFRDTSDEVANAVEQPSILFQMGWKSLIGWRELLQSRRVLIVSEAGAGKTHECRAEQAARWAAGEPAFYFELAELSRNNLSDLLDTEEQLRFDAWLISQSDVATVFLDSIDELKLTRGSFEGALKRFSKAVAGQLGRVRIVITTRPIPIDRALIKKHLPIPVQGEAVASEDAFADIAMNRPSKQKKDSDDPPDWRYVALMPLSNDQIREMAAIQGVTDAEALLKDVHKRNAEDFARRPQDLIELCVDWRDHHRIRTHREQVEYNITIKLKPRTDRGEKAQLSGDKAVEGASRLALATLLTRKLTLRHSAEADQDGEAGTALDAAAILTDWTKDERETLLERPLFGFASYGRVRFHHRSVIEYLAAQHLHSLLNCGMSIKAVKRLLFAETLQGIKVVKPSMKPIAAWLAFLQSSIFSEVRDRDPDVLFDHADPESLTPDLRIDALRAYVERYGQGSWRGMHVPGVQVHRFASKELGPEVLRLWHSGIGNPEVRALLLEIAAAASIPDMAGIAYSVVMHKDVEIEEHMDALNVLLKLNDSRLDAVTLSMANDPDVWSNKLLKNFVPQLFPQHIAVDRLCSVLSHITQARRSVDMLNHFWIPSIADSDIAADYLEALREGLTHLVEDGMEWKSEWRHMFSPRHHLVPALAAVCLRQMKEGDASEAVIYSSVLIHRLTRNDFSHVDKEPIDELRQVFEHSAASVREMAFWADDALCQMRDPQEKPMDRLYEASNQGLIRLNHGQDVGWVLANLSDSERPLAQRSMMLEAAMRKTWDGRGEWREHVLRLKIHVADCPDLISTIEEKSMPVPVNHEYARMEAERLKNAEHAKRRQAKDHASWVLFWREVANNPDTAFSPDRSGQTAWNLWQAMHRSGKEGRSSGWNRRFIEQHFSKDTADRLRMALVSIWRKDCPTLRTERTDSEKNTFLIRWQLGLAGIAAEAEDSDWARKLTQEEAKLASRYAPLELNGFPSWLESLVVAHPMAVESVLGAELTNELVERGSSGMLLQDIRHATTPIVALFLPRIHAWFDANHQHLRESTDSQLMADRLHLVIKILLAHGDEKQRAHISTVAQEQLARKVDTRLVQVWLPTLMQLNPAAGVQFLEQNLQDIEPSKMGQGVEWIGLLFGERYHHTPVDLDAPEFTPSLLLTLVRLAYHHVCPSDDAHHEGAYSPDLRDHAERGRGILLNALLSAKGQEGWQAKLEMANDPLFKHFRDRALLIAREKAAAEAEAMAMSESQVVALNRHGESPPMTREDMFALLVDRLDDLDDLLLRDDSPRAAWAAITDEKVMRREITRELRNASNNAYTVDQEGVTADEKETDIRLRAVSSDQQAVIELKLGDKRPGRDLRDTIKNQLVTKYMAPESCRSGCLLVTVNHSHGWKHPDSGKSLDIAGLASMLQAEALKVTAEMGGMVQITARVLDLRPRLAIEKISLTAR comes from the coding sequence ATGACCTTCCAGAGCCACTTACCTGACCGGCTACAACGCAGCTTCCGAGATACATCAGACGAAGTCGCGAATGCCGTCGAGCAACCGTCTATCCTCTTTCAAATGGGATGGAAAAGCCTCATTGGATGGCGCGAACTGCTCCAATCCCGGCGTGTGCTGATCGTTTCCGAGGCTGGAGCAGGAAAAACCCACGAATGCCGTGCAGAGCAAGCGGCACGATGGGCGGCAGGTGAACCGGCCTTTTACTTTGAACTGGCCGAGCTGTCCCGCAACAACCTGAGCGACCTGCTGGATACCGAAGAGCAATTACGTTTTGACGCTTGGCTTATTTCTCAATCTGACGTTGCCACTGTCTTCCTGGACTCCATTGATGAATTGAAGCTAACACGCGGCTCATTTGAGGGGGCATTGAAGCGCTTCAGCAAAGCAGTCGCTGGACAGCTGGGTAGAGTCAGGATCGTCATCACCACGCGGCCCATTCCAATTGATCGCGCACTGATCAAGAAGCATCTTCCAATCCCCGTGCAAGGAGAAGCTGTTGCGAGTGAAGATGCCTTCGCAGACATCGCGATGAACAGGCCCAGCAAACAGAAAAAGGACTCAGATGATCCGCCTGATTGGCGATATGTCGCGTTGATGCCGTTATCGAATGATCAGATTCGGGAGATGGCTGCAATTCAAGGCGTAACAGATGCTGAAGCATTGCTCAAAGACGTGCACAAGCGCAACGCGGAAGATTTTGCCCGCCGCCCCCAGGATTTGATTGAGCTGTGTGTGGACTGGCGCGACCATCACCGTATACGTACCCATCGCGAGCAGGTCGAATACAACATCACCATCAAACTCAAGCCTCGCACGGATCGAGGAGAAAAAGCCCAGCTTTCGGGTGACAAAGCGGTTGAAGGTGCCAGTCGGCTTGCATTGGCGACACTGCTGACTCGCAAACTTACCCTTAGACACAGCGCCGAGGCAGATCAAGATGGTGAAGCCGGTACAGCCTTGGATGCAGCTGCTATCCTGACCGATTGGACGAAGGATGAACGCGAAACCCTGCTGGAAAGGCCATTGTTTGGTTTTGCCAGCTATGGGCGAGTGCGTTTCCACCACCGATCTGTGATCGAATATCTGGCGGCTCAGCATCTGCACAGCTTGTTGAATTGCGGCATGTCGATCAAGGCCGTCAAACGACTTTTGTTCGCAGAGACCCTGCAAGGCATCAAGGTGGTGAAACCGTCGATGAAGCCCATTGCCGCTTGGCTAGCATTCTTGCAGTCCAGCATCTTTAGCGAAGTTCGTGACCGTGATCCAGATGTTCTGTTTGATCATGCAGACCCGGAGTCGCTGACACCCGATCTGCGCATTGACGCATTACGGGCCTATGTTGAACGTTATGGTCAGGGAAGCTGGCGTGGGATGCATGTGCCGGGGGTGCAAGTACATCGCTTCGCATCCAAGGAACTTGGCCCTGAAGTTTTGCGTCTATGGCATTCTGGAATTGGAAACCCGGAAGTCAGAGCACTTCTCTTGGAAATTGCCGCAGCAGCTTCCATCCCAGACATGGCGGGCATCGCCTATTCCGTTGTCATGCACAAGGACGTGGAAATTGAAGAGCACATGGATGCGCTCAATGTGTTGCTCAAGCTGAACGACTCACGCTTGGATGCCGTGACTCTCTCTATGGCGAACGATCCAGATGTCTGGTCGAACAAACTTCTCAAAAACTTCGTGCCACAGTTGTTTCCCCAACACATTGCCGTGGATCGTTTATGCAGCGTCTTGTCACATATCACGCAAGCACGTCGAAGCGTCGACATGTTGAACCATTTTTGGATTCCGTCCATTGCCGACAGCGACATCGCAGCCGACTATTTGGAGGCCTTGCGCGAAGGGTTGACCCATCTTGTTGAAGACGGCATGGAATGGAAAAGTGAGTGGCGACACATGTTCAGCCCGCGACACCACCTTGTCCCTGCACTTGCTGCAGTTTGTCTTCGCCAAATGAAGGAAGGGGATGCATCTGAAGCAGTCATCTATTCGAGTGTGCTGATACACCGTTTGACACGAAACGATTTCAGCCATGTTGATAAGGAACCCATAGACGAACTGCGCCAAGTATTTGAGCACTCGGCTGCGTCGGTGAGGGAAATGGCATTTTGGGCAGACGATGCTCTTTGTCAAATGCGTGACCCACAAGAAAAGCCGATGGATCGTCTCTATGAGGCAAGCAATCAAGGTTTGATTCGACTGAATCACGGGCAGGATGTCGGTTGGGTGCTGGCAAATCTGTCTGACTCAGAGCGCCCACTGGCGCAGCGATCCATGATGCTTGAAGCCGCAATGCGGAAAACCTGGGATGGGCGGGGTGAGTGGCGCGAGCATGTTTTGAGACTGAAAATACATGTAGCCGATTGCCCCGATCTGATTTCAACCATCGAAGAGAAGTCAATGCCTGTCCCGGTCAATCACGAGTACGCCCGCATGGAGGCGGAGCGTCTAAAAAATGCTGAGCATGCAAAGCGCCGCCAAGCCAAAGACCACGCAAGTTGGGTTTTATTCTGGCGAGAAGTGGCCAATAACCCGGATACTGCTTTCAGTCCTGATCGATCAGGACAAACCGCGTGGAATCTCTGGCAAGCGATGCATCGCTCAGGAAAGGAGGGTCGTTCCTCGGGATGGAACCGGCGCTTTATCGAACAACATTTCAGCAAAGACACTGCAGATCGTTTGCGTATGGCGTTGGTCAGCATCTGGCGTAAAGACTGTCCCACTTTACGCACAGAGAGAACTGACAGCGAGAAAAACACCTTTCTGATTCGTTGGCAACTTGGTCTCGCAGGCATTGCCGCAGAGGCTGAGGACTCCGATTGGGCACGAAAACTGACGCAAGAAGAAGCCAAATTGGCAAGTCGTTATGCCCCGCTGGAGTTAAACGGGTTCCCGTCTTGGCTGGAAAGCCTTGTAGTCGCGCACCCCATGGCGGTTGAGTCTGTTTTGGGCGCTGAACTTACCAATGAACTTGTTGAACGCGGATCAAGCGGCATGTTGTTGCAAGATATTAGGCATGCGACAACACCAATCGTCGCGCTGTTCCTTCCACGGATTCATGCATGGTTTGACGCGAACCACCAGCATCTCCGCGAAAGTACCGATAGTCAGTTGATGGCGGATCGTCTTCATCTGGTAATCAAGATACTGCTGGCCCACGGAGATGAAAAGCAACGCGCACATATCAGCACGGTTGCACAAGAGCAACTTGCCCGGAAGGTTGACACGCGTTTGGTACAGGTGTGGCTTCCAACGCTGATGCAGCTCAACCCCGCTGCAGGAGTCCAGTTTCTTGAACAAAATTTGCAAGACATTGAACCCTCAAAGATGGGGCAAGGTGTGGAATGGATAGGTCTACTGTTCGGTGAACGTTATCACCACACACCTGTTGATCTTGACGCACCGGAATTCACACCATCTTTACTTCTGACGCTCGTTCGTCTGGCATATCACCATGTGTGTCCGTCGGATGATGCTCACCATGAAGGGGCGTATTCACCTGACCTGCGCGATCATGCTGAACGAGGACGCGGCATCTTGTTGAATGCACTTCTGAGTGCCAAGGGTCAGGAAGGCTGGCAAGCGAAGCTTGAAATGGCAAACGACCCGTTGTTCAAGCATTTTCGGGACAGGGCCTTGTTGATCGCCCGGGAGAAGGCAGCAGCAGAAGCCGAAGCTATGGCAATGTCCGAGTCTCAGGTTGTTGCGTTGAACCGCCACGGAGAATCTCCACCGATGACCCGTGAAGACATGTTTGCATTGCTGGTGGATCGCCTTGACGATTTGGATGACCTCTTGCTGCGTGACGATTCGCCCCGTGCGGCTTGGGCTGCCATCACCGATGAGAAAGTCATGCGCCGGGAGATTACACGCGAGTTACGCAATGCTTCCAATAACGCCTACACGGTAGACCAAGAAGGCGTGACTGCCGATGAAAAAGAAACCGACATCCGATTGCGCGCCGTGTCGTCAGACCAACAGGCAGTCATCGAACTCAAGCTCGGTGACAAGAGGCCGGGTCGTGATCTGCGCGACACCATCAAAAACCAGCTGGTGACCAAATACATGGCACCTGAGTCATGCCGATCTGGCTGTTTGCTGGTCACTGTCAACCATAGTCACGGATGGAAGCATCCAGATTCCGGTAAGAGCCTTGACATTGCCGGACTTGCGTCAATGCTGCAGGCTGAGGCACTGAAAGTCACCGCCGAAATGGGTGGCATGGTGCAAATCACAGCGCGAGTCCTTGACTTGCGCCCGCGACTTGCTATAGAAAAGATATCACTGACTGCCAGATGA
- a CDS encoding amidohydrolase family protein, whose amino-acid sequence MLDLLIHNATLPDGRSDMSVAVRDGKIVDIAPRLEAPAHQTLDAQGQLLSPPFVDPHFHMDATLSYGLPRVNQSGTLLEGIALWGELKPLLTQEALVERALAYCDWAVAKGLLAIRTHVDVCDPRLLAVDALLHVKRQVAPYIDLQLVAFPQDGVLRAPGALDNLKRALDKGVDVVGGIPHFERTMADGAASVKLLCELAAERGLRVDMHCDESDDPLSRHVETLAFETQRLGLQGRVTGSHLTSMHSMDNYYVSKLIALMAEAQLHAVANPLINITLQGRHDSYPKRRGMTRVPELLAAGINVAFGHDCVMDPWYSLGSGDMLEVAHMGLHVAQMTSQAAMRQCFDAVTVNAAHVMGLEGYGLNVGCYADFCLLQASDPVEALRLRATRLKVFKRGQLLAESPAASTQLHLPGRPGQTSWRVNPA is encoded by the coding sequence ATGCTCGACCTGCTCATCCACAACGCCACCCTGCCCGACGGGCGCAGCGACATGTCGGTCGCGGTGCGCGACGGCAAGATTGTTGACATCGCCCCTCGGCTGGAGGCACCAGCGCACCAGACGCTGGACGCGCAAGGCCAGCTGCTCAGCCCGCCGTTTGTTGACCCGCACTTTCACATGGACGCCACGCTGAGCTACGGCCTGCCGCGCGTCAACCAGTCGGGCACGCTGCTGGAAGGCATTGCGCTGTGGGGAGAACTCAAGCCGCTGCTGACCCAGGAAGCGCTGGTAGAGCGTGCCCTGGCCTATTGCGACTGGGCGGTGGCCAAAGGTTTGCTGGCGATTCGCACCCATGTGGACGTGTGTGACCCGCGCCTGCTGGCGGTGGACGCGCTGTTACACGTCAAACGCCAGGTGGCCCCGTACATCGACCTGCAGCTGGTGGCCTTTCCGCAAGACGGCGTGTTGCGTGCGCCCGGTGCGCTGGACAACCTGAAGCGGGCGCTGGACAAGGGCGTGGACGTGGTCGGCGGCATCCCGCATTTCGAGCGCACCATGGCGGATGGGGCGGCCAGCGTCAAGCTGCTGTGTGAACTGGCCGCCGAGCGCGGGCTGCGCGTGGACATGCACTGCGACGAGTCGGACGATCCACTGTCGCGCCACGTCGAAACCCTGGCGTTTGAGACCCAGCGCCTCGGGCTGCAAGGCCGCGTCACCGGTTCACACCTGACCTCCATGCACAGTATGGACAACTATTACGTCTCCAAGCTGATCGCCCTGATGGCCGAAGCGCAGTTGCACGCGGTGGCCAACCCGCTGATCAACATCACCCTGCAAGGCCGCCACGACAGCTACCCCAAACGCCGCGGCATGACCCGTGTGCCCGAGCTGTTGGCCGCTGGCATCAACGTGGCGTTTGGCCACGACTGCGTGATGGACCCGTGGTATTCCCTGGGCAGTGGTGACATGCTCGAAGTGGCGCACATGGGCTTACACGTGGCGCAGATGACCAGCCAGGCCGCCATGCGCCAGTGTTTTGACGCGGTCACCGTCAACGCCGCCCACGTCATGGGGCTGGAAGGCTACGGATTAAACGTGGGCTGCTACGCCGACTTCTGTCTGCTGCAAGCCAGCGACCCGGTGGAGGCTCTGCGCCTGCGTGCCACCCGGCTCAAGGTCTTCAAGCGTGGCCAACTGCTGGCCGAGTCACCCGCAGCATCCACACAGTTGCACCTGCCTGGGCGACCGGGACAAACCTCATGGAGGGTCAACCCGGCTTGA
- the arsC gene encoding arsenate reductase (glutaredoxin) (This arsenate reductase requires both glutathione and glutaredoxin to convert arsenate to arsenite, after which the efflux transporter formed by ArsA and ArsB can extrude the arsenite from the cell, providing resistance.) — translation MTVTIYHNARCSKSRATLALLQEKGMTPTIVAYLDTPPDVATIRDLLNKLGFSDARQLMRQGEAEYQELHLADPALSQDTLIAAMLTHPRLIERPIVVNNDQAAIGRPPENVLAIL, via the coding sequence ATGACCGTCACCATCTACCACAATGCCCGCTGCTCGAAATCGCGTGCCACTCTCGCGCTTCTTCAGGAGAAAGGCATGACGCCGACCATCGTCGCCTACCTCGACACCCCGCCCGATGTGGCGACCATCCGCGATCTGCTCAACAAGCTCGGCTTCAGCGATGCCCGCCAGCTCATGCGCCAAGGCGAAGCCGAATACCAAGAACTGCATCTTGCCGACCCGGCTTTAAGTCAGGACACACTGATCGCTGCCATGCTCACCCACCCGCGCCTGATCGAACGCCCCATCGTCGTCAACAATGATCAAGCCGCCATCGGCCGCCCACCGGAAAACGTGCTGGCGATTCTTTAA